The Coffea arabica cultivar ET-39 chromosome 4e, Coffea Arabica ET-39 HiFi, whole genome shotgun sequence genome includes a window with the following:
- the LOC113742286 gene encoding mitochondrial phosphate carrier protein 3, mitochondrial-like, with the protein MAVSEMFQGASLIPSFLYSPSSLSSRGLIDGESSFLMSSASFSPSNVSSAAAGNKEIVKREFVIPAPNEPAEKIKMFSPAYYAACGAAGAISTGPTHSAVTPIDLVKCNMQIDPAKYKGITSGFSVLLKEQGVRGLSRGWVPTLLGYSAQGACKYGFYEFFKKYYSDIAGPEYAAKYKTLIYLAGSASAEFIAVVALCPFEAVKVRVQTQPGFARGISDGLPKFIKAEGPLGLYKGLVPLWGRQIPYTMMKFGSFETIVELVYKYAVPTPKEQCSKPFQLGVSFAGGYVAGIFCALVSHPADNLVSFLNNAKGATVADAVKNLGLWGLFTRGLPLRIFMIGTLTGGQWGLYDSCKVALGLPTTGGAAPPAPAASLRDSLMI; encoded by the exons ATGGCTGTTTCAGAGATGTTTCAAGGGGCGTCTTTGATCCCATCTTTTCTTTATTCTCCTTCTTCATTGTCATCGAGGGGATTGATTGATGGGGAGAGCTCTTTTCTGATGTCTAGTGCTTCATTTTCGCCCTCCAATGTTTCATCAGCAGCAGCAGGAAATAAAGAGATTGTTAAGAGAGAATTTGTGATTCCAGCGCCTAATGAGCCCGCTGAAAAGATTAAGATGTTTTCACCGGCTTATTATGCTGCTTGCGGGGCTGCTGGAGCGATTAGTACTGGGCCAACTCATTCGGCTGTCACCCCTATTGATCTGGTCAAGTGTAATATGCAG ATTGACCCTGCAAAGTACAAGGGCATTACTTCTGGTTTCAGTGTTTTGCTCAAGGAGCAAGGCGTAAGAGGACTTTCTAGGGGTTGGGTACCAACCCTGCTTGGTTATAGTGCTCAGGGAGCTTGCAAGTATGGATTCTATGAATTCTTTAAGAAATACTACTCTGATATTGCTGGTCCTGAGTACGCAGCCAAGTATAAGACTTTGATCTACCTCGCTGGCTCTGCATCCGCTGAATTCATTGCTGTTGTTGCCCTTTGTCCCTTCGAAGCAGTTAAGGTTCGTGTCCAGACTCAACCTGGATTCGCCAGAGGCATATCAGATGGACTTCCCAAGTTTATCAAGGCTGAAGGTCCACTTGG GCTTTACAAAGGGCTTGTTCCTCTATGGGGACGACAAATTCCAT ACACAATGATGAAGTTTGGATCTTTCGAGACCATTGTGGAACTTGTGTACAAGTATGCCGTTCCAACTCCTAAAGAGCAGTGTAGCAAACCTTTTCAGCTTGGAGTTAGCTTTGCAGGTGGTTATGTCGCTGGCATTTTCTGTGCTCTTGTCTCACATCCTGCTGATAACCTGGTCTCTTTCCTCAACAACGCCAAGGGGGCGACCGTGGCTGAT GCTGTAAAGAACCTAGGCTTGTGGGGTTTATTTACTCGAGGCCTTCCTCTTCGTATATTCATGATCGGTACCCTTACTGGAGGACAATGGGGATTGTATGATTCTTGCAAGGTTGctcttggatt ACCAACTACCGGTGGTGCTGCTCCTCCTGCACCAGCAGCAAGCTTGAGGGATTCCCTGATGATCTGA